A window of the Lactuca sativa cultivar Salinas chromosome 5, Lsat_Salinas_v11, whole genome shotgun sequence genome harbors these coding sequences:
- the LOC128126174 gene encoding uncharacterized protein LOC128126174 codes for MSDGEDGAGAPPVRVKEIHKAWTVIDPGTNKNEEKDYLAMGLLYQAIPESLIMQIGDVDSSMVLWESIKARYVGADRVKEARLQTLNAEFDRLKMMESETIDAYAGKLSGIASKSAALGEIIDELKLVKKFLKTLPRSKFIHIVASLEQVLDLKSVGFEDVVGRLKAYEERIKEEDADENDQSRVLFVKLTGDGGVSSSGGTGASRLQSGAKGKGAGGSDGYSHNNGSGSGGSNGPKSNKSLHGNKHNSSSQAQ; via the exons ATGTCAGACGGAGAAGATGGTGCAGGGGCTCCTCCGGTGAGAGTGAAGGAG ATTCACAAGGCTTGGACAGTGATCGATCCAGGAACAAATAAAAATGAGGAGAAAGATTACCTTGCTATGGGGTTGCTTTATCAGGCAATTCCAGAAAGCTTGATAATGCAAATTGGTGATGTCGATTCTTCAATGGTTCTGTGGGAATCGATCAAGGCTCGTTATGTAGGAGCTGATAGGGTGAAAGAGGCCCGATTGCAAACCCTAAACGCCGAATTCGATCGGCTAAAGATGATGGAGTCGGAAACCATCGACGCGTATGCTGGAAAGCTGTCCGGCATAGCCTCGAAATCAGCAGCTTTAGGAGAGATTATTGATGAATTGAAATTAGTGAAGAAGTTCCTCAAAACCTTGCCTCGTTCGAAGTTTATACACATCGTTGCCTCTTTGGAACAGGTGCTCGATCTGAAATCAGTCGGATTCGAGGATGTTGTTGGTCGATTGAAGGCATATGAAGAAAGGATAAAGGAAGAGGATGCCGATGAGAATGATCAATCGAGGGTGCTATTTGTGAAATTGACCGGAGACGGAGGAGTGTCGTCATCTGGTGGTACAGGTGCGTCGAGGTTACAGAGTGGAGCGAAAGGAAAAGGGGCAGGTGGATCCGATGGATATAGTCATAACAACGGATCCGGATCGGGTGGTTCAAATGGGCCCAAATCAAATAAAAGCCTACATGGAAATAAACACAATAGCTCATCACAAGCCCAATGA
- the LOC111917615 gene encoding blue copper protein, which yields MAVVMAVFLAAFTVAVGGEVYKVGGSAGWTNIGHVDYKTWASTKTFRVGDTIVFEYNKDFHNVARVTYTEFLTCKGSAAPYATFTSGNDSFRIKYPGHYYFICTIPGHCEAGEKVDIRVPVAGRHSTLPSSSAPIQPLPFPYPPPSVPSLSPVKHSPIKSPSPAMSQSTSPAPSKFPSAAPSKSPSAAPPKSPLPMPSQSPSPPPSQSPSAAASKSPLPAPSVPRKSSPSSPASPSPVVSPAPTKNSASQFVGKVKLWSTLMAVFFSLIGFSF from the exons ATGGCCGTGGTTATGGCGGTGTTCCTGGCGGCGTTTACGGTGGCGGTCGGTGGAGAAGTTTATAAAGTTGGTGGTTCTGCTGGCTGGACCAACATTGGACATGTGGATTACAAGACTTGGGCTTCTACCAAAACATTTCGAGTTGGTGACACCATTg tTTTTGAGTACAATAAAGACTTCCACAACGTGGCAAGAGTTACATACACCGAATTTCTAACATGCAAGGGCAGCGCCGCTCCTTACGCCACCTTCACCTCCGGCAACGACTCATTTCGGATCAAGTACCCCGGCCACTACTATTTCATCTGCACCATTCCTGGGCATTGTGAAGCTGGTGAAAAAGTCGACATCCGTGTACCGGTCGCCGGCAGACATTCCACTCTTCCGTCCAGTTCCGCCCCAATTCAGCCACTTCCTTTCCCTTACCCTCCACCTTCTGTGCCGTCTCTATCTCCAGTAAAACACTCGCCGATTAAATCTCCTTCGCCAGCAATGTCTCAATCCACATCACCAGCGCCGTCTAAATTTCCGTCAGCAGCGCCGTCTAAATCCCCGTCAGCAGCGCCGCCTAAATCACCGTTACCAATGCCTTCTCAATCCCCATCGCCACCGCCGTCTCAATCCCCATCAGCAGCAGCATCTAAATCCCCATTGCCAGCACCGTCGGTACCCAGAAAATCTTCCCCCTCCAGTCCGGCCAGTCCTTCCCCGGTTGTTTCACCGGCGCCGACCAAGAACTCTGCAAGTCAATTTGTCGGTAAAGTCAAGCTTTGGTCGACGTTGATGGcggttttcttttctttgattggATTTAGTTTTTAG